In Defluviitalea raffinosedens, the genomic stretch CCTCCCCGTTCTTTGACATTCTTATACCTTCCCATTATGACACCTATTCCGGAGCTATCCATAAATTGAATATCAGAAAAATCAAATATAATATTTTTCGCATTCTGCCTTTGATATTCCCTGTCTAATTTTTCTCTTATATCTTCAGAAGTATGGTGATCGATTTCTCCTGAAATCCTTACTATAAGGCTTCCTTTCTTCATTGAATACT encodes the following:
- the spoIIAA gene encoding anti-sigma F factor antagonist; translation: MDIKYSMKKGSLIVRISGEIDHHTSEDIREKLDREYQRQNAKNIIFDFSDIQFMDSSGIGVIMGRYKNVKERGGQVGIFNVQPQIDRIFQLSGLYKIINHYQSLDEAVASLQ